The Pseudomonadota bacterium DNA segment CCTTTAGCCTGCAAACGAAATTTCTGACCAGGCTGAGTTCCGGGAGGCAGAGTCAGCATCGCTTTGCCAGCAAAGGTCGGCACGTCAACCCGACCACCAAGAATAGCCGTGGTCAGCGGAATACTTACCGTACAGTGAAGATTATGACCTTTCATGGTGAAAGTTTCATCCACCTGAACTTTCACCTGCAGCAGCAGATCGCCGGCCGGACCTCCATGAGCCCCCGGTTGACCTTTCCCTTTAACCCGCAGTTTTGAATTATTATTGGTTCCAGGCGGAATCCTCACCGTTACCTTCCGATGGTTAATCTGCAACCGCAATTCCGTTCCCTGAACCGCTTCAGCAAAGGAAATTTCAACCGCGTAAGAAATATCCTCACCTTTTCGCGGTCTCGCCTGCTGTTGAAATCCACCGGAACTGCCGAAAAGATCCGCGAATATATCAGCAGGATCACCTCCAGAAGTAAACGTCTTACTCCTGCTCCTGCCTCCTCCCATTCCACCGCCAAAAAGATCATTCAAATCAAAACCGTAAGCTCCAGCGCCGGGGTGGCCATGGAATCCCCCTCCCGGCTGCTGAAAGGTTTCCCCATAGGTATCATATTCTTTTCGTTTTTTTGCATCACTGAGGACTTCATAGGCCTCACTAATCTCTTTAAACTTCTTTTCGGCAGCGGCATTATCCGGATTCATATCGGGGTGATACTTACGGGCCAATTTTCGAAATGCCTTTTTAATCTCTTCTTCAGAAGCTTTTTTACCCACCCCGAGAACAGCATAATAATCTTTTCCAGCCACAATATCTTCCTTTCCAAAACTATCTCAGCCACCAGGAATCAAACTGAACCCTCAATTAAGCAATTAGCCTTTAGCCTTTAGCCTTTAGCAGTTAGTTTAATGATTAACCAATAATATAATCCTCGTCCCAAAATTTGTAAAGTCACAACATTATGAAATTCATGCAATAGTCATTGAATTCAATAGAGTCGAGACATTAAATCAAGAGACCTCAAAAAAATAAGGCGGGTCAAACCCGCCTTATTACTAGAACAACACTGGTAAAATAAGTGACAAGATCTACTTGTCTTTCTTTTCATCAAGGGCATCCTTGCGGGAAAGCTTAATTTTCCCCTGGCGATCAACTTCCAGAACTTTCACCAAAACCTCATCGCCCTCCTTCAGAACATCCCTGACATTGCGAACCCGTTCATGGGCAAGCTGCGATATGTGTACCAAGCCATCAGTGCCGGGAAATATTTCCACAAAGGCACCAAAATCCATGATTTTCTGTACTTTACCCAGGTATATTTTCCCAACTTCGGCTTCCTGGGTCAAGTCGCGAATCATGGCAATAGCCATATCGGCAGCATCTTCATCTGCAGAGGCAATTTTTATTTCACCGCTGTCCTCAATATCAATCTTAGCCCCGGTTTTTTCAACAATGGCCCGGATATTTTTCCCGCCCGGCCCAATCACGTCACGAATTTTATCCTGGTGAACAGTAACAGTAATAATCCTGGGAGCATAGGTGGAAATTTCTTCCCGTGATTCAGCCAGACATTTTTCCATAATCCCCAGAATGGTGAACCGACCTTCCCGGGCCTGATCCAGGGCTTTCTTCATAATTTCCTGGCTGATCCCGGTAATTTTGATATCCATCTGGATAGCAGTAATGCCTTCCCGGGTTCCGGCCACCTTGAAATCCATATCACCGACGTGATCTTCATCACCCAGGATATCGCTAAGCACGATAAAATCATCCCCCTCCTTAACTAGTCCCATGGCAATTCCGGCTACCGGGGCTTTCAGGGGCACACCTCCATCCATCAAGGCCAGCGAACCACCACAAACCGTGGCCATTGAAGATGAACCATTGGACTCAAGGATATCTGAAACCACCCGGATCGTATAGGGAAACTCTTCATCACTGGGCAGAACCGGGGTCAGAGCCCGTTCAGCCAGAAGTCCATGACCAATTTCACGCCGTCCCGGTCCCCGAAGGAAACGCGCTTCGCCAACACTGAAAGGAGGAAAATTATAATGCAACATAAACCGTTTAAAACTTTCCCCAAGCAGGGAATCAATCCGCTGTTCATCCGATGAAGTCCCTAAGGTACCGGTAACCAGGGCCTGGGTTTCACCTCTGGTAAACAGAGCAGAGCCATGAACCCGGGGCAACAGACCAACCTCGCAGGATATCTGCCTGACTTCATCAACTGCGCGCCCCCCGATCCGAACTTTTTGCTGATAAATCTGCTGCCGGATAGCGGTTGACAACTGGTTTTCAAATACTTCGCCGAGATCATTCACCTGAATATCATGGTTTTCCAGCTGCACGGCAATTTCAGCTTTCAAGTCACTGAAATAATCCCGCCTTTCCAGTTTGTCACTGATAGCCAGACCTTCATCAAAGCGTGAACCATACTCTTCCACCACCACGGCAGTCAGCTGTTCATCAAGCTGAGGAGCAACAACAACCCGCTTTTGTTTACCAACCTGTTTGGCCATCTCTTCCTGAGCCTGCAGCAGGGGCTGCGCCGCCTGGTGACCAAACTTAAGGGCCTCAATAATAACATCTTCCGGCAATTCCCGGGCACCACCCTCAACCATGACCACAGCCTCATAACTGCAGGCCATAACTATATCAAGGTCACTGTTCTCCATTTCGTCCTGAAGTGGATTGCTCACCAACTTCCCATCAATACGACCAACACGGACCCCGGCAATGGGGCCGGTAAAGGGGATATCGGATATCATCAATGCCGCAGAGGCTCCGGTCAAGGCCAGGATGGCGGCATCATGTTTTCCATCTACTGAAATAACCGTGGCAATTACCTGGGTTTCACAAGTAAAGCCTTTGGGAAATAATGGCCGGATAGGTCTGTCGATGAGCCTGGAGGTCAGGGTCTCACGATCCGTAGGACGACCTTCCCGCTTAAAAAAACCACCGGGGATTTTGCCGGCAGCATAAGTCTTTTCACGATAATCAACAGTAAGCGGGAAAAAATCTATCCCCTCCCGCCCTTTTCGGTCGGCAACAGCAGTCACCAGAACCATGGTATCACCCGAGCGAACCACTACCGAACCACCAGCCTGTTTGGCTAATTTCCCTGTTTCCAGGACAATATTACTTTCTTCAACTTCCAGTTTACAATAACGCTTCATGTATTTTCCTATTCGTCTATTAGTTCTGCATTTATAAGCAGTCCCGGGATCGGCAGCTCACAGCTGAAATTACAGCTGGTCATTTACCGACGCAATCCCAGGGTACTGATCACGGTTTTATAACGTTGAAATTCCTTTTTCTTCAGATAGTCAAGCAACCGACGGCGCTGGCCAACCAGTTTCAAAAGTCCCCGACGTGAATGAAAGTCTTTTTTATGGGTTTTAAAGTGCTCGGTTAAATAGATTATCCGTTCACTTAACAACGCAATCTGGACTTCCGGCGAGCCGGTATCGCTGTCGTG contains these protein-coding regions:
- a CDS encoding J domain-containing protein — its product is MAGKDYYAVLGVGKKASEEEIKKAFRKLARKYHPDMNPDNAAAEKKFKEISEAYEVLSDAKKRKEYDTYGETFQQPGGGFHGHPGAGAYGFDLNDLFGGGMGGGRSRSKTFTSGGDPADIFADLFGSSGGFQQQARPRKGEDISYAVEISFAEAVQGTELRLQINHRKVTVRIPPGTNNNSKLRVKGKGQPGAHGGPAGDLLLQVKVQVDETFTMKGHNLHCTVSIPLTTAILGGRVDVPTFAGKAMLTLPPGTQPGQKFRLQAKG
- the rpsO gene encoding 30S ribosomal protein S15 translates to MALETEKKKTVIEKFQMHDSDTGSPEVQIALLSERIIYLTEHFKTHKKDFHSRRGLLKLVGQRRRLLDYLKKKEFQRYKTVISTLGLRR
- the pnp gene encoding polyribonucleotide nucleotidyltransferase, coding for MKRYCKLEVEESNIVLETGKLAKQAGGSVVVRSGDTMVLVTAVADRKGREGIDFFPLTVDYREKTYAAGKIPGGFFKREGRPTDRETLTSRLIDRPIRPLFPKGFTCETQVIATVISVDGKHDAAILALTGASAALMISDIPFTGPIAGVRVGRIDGKLVSNPLQDEMENSDLDIVMACSYEAVVMVEGGARELPEDVIIEALKFGHQAAQPLLQAQEEMAKQVGKQKRVVVAPQLDEQLTAVVVEEYGSRFDEGLAISDKLERRDYFSDLKAEIAVQLENHDIQVNDLGEVFENQLSTAIRQQIYQQKVRIGGRAVDEVRQISCEVGLLPRVHGSALFTRGETQALVTGTLGTSSDEQRIDSLLGESFKRFMLHYNFPPFSVGEARFLRGPGRREIGHGLLAERALTPVLPSDEEFPYTIRVVSDILESNGSSSMATVCGGSLALMDGGVPLKAPVAGIAMGLVKEGDDFIVLSDILGDEDHVGDMDFKVAGTREGITAIQMDIKITGISQEIMKKALDQAREGRFTILGIMEKCLAESREEISTYAPRIITVTVHQDKIRDVIGPGGKNIRAIVEKTGAKIDIEDSGEIKIASADEDAADMAIAMIRDLTQEAEVGKIYLGKVQKIMDFGAFVEIFPGTDGLVHISQLAHERVRNVRDVLKEGDEVLVKVLEVDRQGKIKLSRKDALDEKKDK